A single region of the Tigriopus californicus strain San Diego chromosome 8, Tcal_SD_v2.1, whole genome shotgun sequence genome encodes:
- the LOC131885684 gene encoding polycomb protein Asx-like, translated as MDPDPPDPGTVSPPQYSLEEDIARAEVVFDEPETFLDPPGSSYPPPLSRASPLSVAVASPIAIDVAMTGTPSGAGMTAASATPPIKRASPRLSPRVRAQVQSAVASGPNPRVLDGTLTPEAHSPVHAAVGTVHDQVAPGRNLRPKRALRAMTALKQQAKRRKKSTNVAAGVTMPVQRAMARRNSVNPNGDIEILYRPDDNEMSLATRNMREVLASIPGFSLSKVRKKVSKKLSASAALQLVREGNIDLESPDSILGQVNLRTLLNKGTFQKLPPLYQYRLMHLLPKVDTIVDPKSHSLRLSHSSLNNEFFAKACQEWREALCKGELTPDTVQRSKLETERERSKLDPWKVKHFEPIWGCRNEYDTSTDLLLVPGFEHLLEKSDTPAPSTSSRSSSTSTKRPSMSSSGDGTSASDFVDEVDSSVNKVVEIVQDACSAVKKPRLESVVLEEVAIESEIQPTPVPSHSETPDQSSLDLVPSSDLELGEEFVSQLGDHTVEIPQDETVGTVIEEPVIEDHILDDDASTPATIIDDNASVHSSYSIPPFAPETPPSSFEMLPVSTTVVSRSGGVVIAPLPASSGNGTPDSPFLSLSSRSSTPEFPNPESVSSVTLTPIIQASSPTATALDDHPPMNAPSKALVPAQRSVSISLGSLSPNSVSKELGLKIPMSEVDPSVLPKSISKMVKTVSNTRPTTIINKFRQPEGGVNLERSYEICKAAVQKSMDSQLRPSIAPNIVRVSAPPTSVMNFGPVVVSANVQNGTRNIRPAHVIRGLRPLVPMTHQMVVSSTNSGTVQSGNQIRLHLPTIQTAQMLPRPASAGGKTVGTLASIPSVMVSQTPGGSVSTVGSPLEMANQPPPRASSAPVPGTFVVVSSSNGTQQHQQLVRLSSGSQALSSPVMSANNTMERVLLRNSSSPNGSHVVIRKLSPGSSPPPSRLIPVTSVANFGNRVTIRPTHSNQHYPISHHQVVLQSSRQGTPVTTLTPTSIVSKPNTPLPTTLSLPQEPLSSAQLSFTTSIAPSTQSTDVFQKPLPVSVSGGVKTIYVPKSQFNHHHHPTGTVILQQHSPQPQQPQQQQQQHQQPPPQQQIYQPQQQQPQQSVQVHHPISNAVNSGTPLPTQFQLPMQPVPITSPEMIHELTSAQSPRTAPSSPISLSGVTISPAPSSGGDSHRPTPTGSATPSPTASNHGQQQQQFVFKGPIGNLQGKVLVVQNSNGQFIAVPTSQIPNNSKITVINSMSRSQSQSPAMVQMLPPRASSAPPVNENNKLIAISRPSSVDIVNLPTVPISQSSIQIEPVLSRQSMMPMHPPVMEVNPFPTTIRSTESPLTYAKVIPTPISNGVHTSIRSGSTPTRVTVTKIANPRSSNKGGSQIMLKSHGVPLLPKPPSDPMGQSPVACNVKAMIICKQCGAFCHNDCIGPAKVCVSCLIR; from the exons ATGGATCCGGACCCACCCGACCCGGGGACCGTGTCTCCTCCTCAATACTCGCTCGAGGAAGATATCGCCCGGGCTGAAGTTGTCTTTGACGAGCCCGAGACGTTCTTGGACCCACCCGGTTCATCTTACCCCCCGCCCCTCAGTCGGGCCAGTCCCCTTTCGGTCGCCGTGGCCAGTCCTATTGCTATCGACGTAGCCATGACCGGAACGCCTTCAGGTGCGGGCATGACCGCGGCGTCCGCCACCCCGCCCATTAAACGCGCTTCCCCGCGCCTTTCACCGCGCGTTCGGGCCCAAGTTCAATCCGCGGTCGCCAGCGGCCCCAATCCTCGGGTTTTGGATGGCACCCTCACCCCGGAAGCACACTCGCCCGTCCACGCCGCCGTTGGGACGGTCCACGATCAAGTTGCACCTGGGCGCAACCTCCGGCCCAAACGGGCGCTCCGGGCAATGACAGCCTTGAAGCAGCAGGCCAAACGTCGTAAGAAGAGCACCAATGTGGCTGCCGGTGTCACCATGCCTGTGCAAAGGGCCATGGCCCGTCGAAACAGTGTCAACCCTAATGGAG ATATTGAAATTTTGTATCGGCCTGATGACAACGAAATGAGCCTGGCCACCAGAAATATGAGGGAGGTCTTGGCGTCGATACCTGGATTTTCGTTGTCCAAAGTTCGAAAAAAGGTTTCCAAGAAGCTCTCGGCCTCCGCCGCCTTGCAACTCGTTCGTGAGGGCAACATCGATTTGGAGAGCCCCGATTCAATATTAGGTCAAGTTAATCTCCGAACTCTCTTGAATAAAGGCACATTCCAAAAACTGCCGCCCCTTTACCAGTATCGATTGATGCACCTCCTTCCCAAAGTGGACACGATTGTCGATCCCAAAAGCCATTCGCTCAG ACTGAGTCATTCCAGCTTAAATAATGAGTTCTTCGCCAAAGCCTGCCAAGAATGGCGCGAGGCATTATGTAAAGGTGAGCTCACCCCCGACACAGTCCAAAGAAGTAAGCTCGAAACCGAACGTGAGCGATCCAAGTTGGACCCCTGGAAAGTGAAGCACTTCGAACCAATTTGGGGTTGTCGGAATGAATACGATACATCCACTGATCTCCTACTGGTTCCTGGATTTGAGCATCTTTTAGAAAAATCAGACACGCCCGCCCCCTCAACCTCCTCGCGAAGTTCGTCAACTAGCACCAAAAGGCCGAGCATGTCATCCTCCGGTGATGGAACCTCAGCCAGTGATTTCGTGGACGAAGTCGACAGCAGTGTCAATAAAGTTGTTGAAATCGTACAAGACGCTTGTTCCGCGGTCAAAAAACCGAGACTTGAATCCGTTGTACTTGAAGAGGTAGCGATCGAATCAGAGATACAACCCACGCCAGTGCCAAGCCACTCTGAAACGCCAGATCAATCCAGTTTGGATCTTGTGCCTTCGAGTGATCTGGAGCTGGGGGAAGAATTCGTGTCGCAACTCGGGGATCATACCGTCGAGATTCCACAAGACGAGACGGTGGGTACTGTGATAGAGGAACCGGTCATTGAAGATCACATTTTAGATGATGACGCCTCAACTCCTGCTACAATAATTGATGACAATGCCTCTGTCCATTCGTCGTATTCGATACCCCCGTTTGCCCCCGAAACGCCTCCTTCATCTTTCGAGATGTTGCCAGTGAGCACTACGGTTGTAAGCCGCAGTGGAGGCGTAGTGATTGCCCCTCTTCCAGCCTCATCCGGCAATGGTACCCCAGATTCTCCGTTTCTAAGTCTCTCCTCAAGATCCTCGACGCCCGAGTTTCCCAATCCTGAATCCGTGTCATCGGTCACTTTAACGCCCATCATTCAAGCGAGCAGCCCGACCGCCACGGCTTTGGATGACCACCCTCCGATGAATGCCCCCTCTAAAGCCCTCGTTCCGGCCCAAAGAAGTGTGTCCATTTCGTTAGGATCTCTCTCGCCCAACTCGGTTTCCAAGGAGTTGGGGCTCAAGATTCCAATGTCAGAAGTTGATCCGTCTGTTTTGCCCAAAAGTATCTCCAAGATGGTGAAGACAGTGTCCAAC acCCGACCAACTACGATAATTAACAAATTCAGACAACCCGAGGGAGGGGTGAACCTGGAACGATCGTACGAGATTTGCAAGGCAGCTGTGCAGAAATCCATGGACTCTCAGCTCCGCCCATCCATTGCTCCAAACATCGTTCGAGTTTCGGCTCCTCCGACGAGTGTGATGAATTTCGGCCCTGTGGTTGTATCTGCTAATGTTCAAAATGGGACGAGAAATATTCGCCCCGCACACGTGATAAGAGGACTACGACCGTTGGTCCCAATGACGCACCAGATGGTGGTGAGCTCGACCAATAGTGGCACGGTTCAATCTGGAAATCAGATTCGTCTTCACCTACCCACTATTCAGACGGCACAGATGTTACCCCGCCCAGCATCGGCGGGTGGCAAGACAGTTGGAACACTCGCCTCGATTCCATCAGTAATGGTGAGCCAAACACCGGGGGGCTCTGTGTCTACCGTGGGATCGCCATTGGAGATGGCCAATCAACCTCCACCCCGGGCCTCGAGTGCTCCTGTACCGGGAACATTTGTGGTTGTGAGCTCTTCCAATGGTACTCAACAGCATCAGCAGTTAGTTCGGTTGTCTAGCGGTAGTCAAGCCCTATCATCTCCTGTTATGTCGGCAAATAATACAATG gAACGCGTTCTCTTGCGAAATTCGTCATCTCCCAATGGGAGTCACGTTGTGATACGCAAGCTCTCTCCTGGTTCAAGTCCGCcacccagtcgtttgattcCGGTGACGTCTGTAGCCAATTTTGGCAATCGTGTGACTATTCGTCCGACCCACTCCAACCAACACTATCCCATTTCTCATCACCAAGTAGTGCTCCAATCCTCCCGTCAGGGAACACCCGTCACCACTCTTACCCCCACCAGCATTGTCAGTAAACCCAACACTCCTTTACCCACGACTTTATCTCTGCCTCAAGAGCCTTTGTCTTCTGCTCAATTGTCGTTCACCACGTCCATCGCGCCCAGTACGCAGTCAACAgatgtttttcaaaaacctcTGCCTGTGAGCGTCTCTGGGGGCGTCAAGACGATCTATGTACCTAAAAGTCAGttcaaccatcatcatcacccaaCGGGCACCGTGATTTTACAACAGCACTCCCCTCAGCCACAACAGccacaacagcagcaacaacaacatcaacaaccaCCGCCACAACAACAGATATATCAACCCCAACAGCAACAACCGCAGCAATCTGTTCAAGTGCATCATCCAATTTCCAATGCTGTGAATAGTGGTACCCCTTTACCGACTCAGTTCCAGCTGCCGATGCAGCCAGTACCCATCACATCTCCCGAGATGATTCACGAGTTGACAAGTGCTCAATCCCCTCGAACTGCTCCGTCATCGCCCATCTCGCTCTCGGGTGTAACGATCTCACCGGCTCCTTCCTCTGGTGGAGATAGCCATCGTCCCACTCCTACCGGATCCGCCACGCCCTCGCCAACCGCGAGTAATCACgggcagcagcagcagcaatttgttttcaag GGACCGATCGGAAATCTTCAAGGCAAGGTGTTGGTGGTTCAAAACAGTAATGGACAGTTTATCGCCGTCCCCACCTCCCAAATCCCTAACAACTCGAAGATTACCGTCATCAACAGCATGTCACGCTCCCAATCGCAGTCTCCGGCCATGGTTCAAATGCTGCCCCCACGGGCTTCTTCGGCTCCCCCAGTCAACGAAAACAACAAACTGATTGCGATCAGCCGACCCTCGAGCGTTGATATTGTCAATCTGCCCACGGTGCCCATCTCACAGTCGTCGATTCAAATCGAGCCAGTGCTTTCGCGTCAGTCCATGATGCCAATGCACCCACCCGTCATGGAAGTGAATCCGTTTCCGACAACTATAAGGTCAACGGAAAGCCCTTTGACTTACGCCAAGGTGATACCAACCCCAATTAGCAATGGTGTCCACACGAGTATCCGGAGTGGCTCGACGCCCACGCGAGTGACCGTCACGAAAATCGCCAATCCGCGGTCCAGCAACAAAGGCGGAAGTCAGATCATGTTGAAATCTCATGGCGTTCCACTTTTGCCGAAGCCGCCTTCGGATCCGATGGGTCAAAGTCCGGTGGCGTGCAACGTGAAGGCCATGATCATTTGCAAACAGTGTGGAGCGTTTTGCCACAACGACTGTATTGGTCCGGCCAAGGTGTGCGTGTCTTGTCTCATCCGATGA